One segment of Patulibacter sp. SYSU D01012 DNA contains the following:
- a CDS encoding shikimate dehydrogenase → MQALRPAAAVAPARRWRLGVAGWPVAHSRSPAMHRAALQALGLHAWGYDLLPLPPDVAADALRALPRGGFAGANVTIPHKHLALEVADVATPAARAIGAANTLTVLEDGTIEADNTDAPGLIDCLGGDVAGRTALVLGAGGSARACAWALRAAGAARVAVWNRTPERAHELARDLGVEAVDAAFAADVLVHCTSVGLHDADATFARLPLTADGLGAYGTVVDLVYRPGGTPLLHAAQAAGVRTVDGLAILVAQGARSLERWTGRPVPRAVMESAARDGG, encoded by the coding sequence GTGCAAGCGCTGAGGCCCGCCGCGGCGGTGGCGCCGGCCCGCCGGTGGCGCCTGGGCGTCGCCGGCTGGCCCGTCGCGCACAGCCGCTCGCCCGCGATGCACCGCGCGGCCCTGCAGGCCCTCGGGCTGCACGCCTGGGGCTACGACCTGCTCCCCCTGCCGCCCGATGTCGCCGCCGACGCGCTGCGCGCCCTGCCGCGGGGCGGGTTCGCCGGGGCCAACGTCACCATCCCGCACAAGCACCTGGCGCTCGAGGTGGCCGACGTCGCCACCCCGGCTGCGCGGGCCATCGGCGCGGCGAACACCCTGACGGTCCTCGAGGACGGCACGATCGAGGCCGACAACACGGACGCGCCCGGGCTCATCGACTGCCTGGGCGGCGACGTCGCGGGCCGCACCGCCCTCGTCCTGGGCGCCGGCGGCAGCGCCCGGGCGTGCGCCTGGGCCCTGCGCGCCGCCGGGGCCGCGCGCGTGGCCGTGTGGAACCGCACCCCCGAGCGGGCGCACGAGCTGGCGCGCGACCTGGGCGTCGAGGCGGTGGACGCCGCGTTCGCCGCCGACGTCCTCGTCCACTGCACGTCGGTCGGGCTGCACGACGCCGACGCCACGTTCGCGCGGCTGCCCCTGACGGCCGACGGCCTGGGCGCCTACGGCACGGTCGTCGACCTCGTCTACCGCCCCGGCGGCACGCCGCTGCTGCACGCCGCGCAGGCGGCGGGCGTGCGCACCGTCGACGGCCTGGCGATCCTCGTCGCACAGGGCGCCCGCAGCCTGGAGCGCTGGACCGGGAGGCCGGTGCCGCGCGCGGTGATGGAGTCCGCCGCCCGCGACGGCGGCTGA